The Gemmatimonadota bacterium DH-78 region CGGGGAAGTGCACCAGCTCCACCTCCGAGAGCGCGGGCAGGGTGACGTCTTCTCCGTTGCGTCGCATGCGGGCGGGCCGCACGTACTCCTGGATCACGTCGCGGGGCGAGAAGGGCGCCTTGTACTCCCAGGGCCAGTCGCGTTCGACCGGGAGTCCCCCGATGAGCGCGCGGAAGGCGTGCGTCTCGTCGAGCGTCGCCTCCATGTGCCCGAGGATCAGATTCGACAGGCCCGGGGCCACGCCGCAGTCGACCAGGCAGGGCACACCCTGCTCGCGGGCGAGTTCGTCGAGACCGAAGGCGTCCTCCTCGAAGAAGGAGATGTCGACCACCGGCTTGCCGGCGCCCAGCGCCGCCTCGACGGTCGAGTAGCCCATGAAGCCGGGCACGCAGCCCACCACGAGATCGGCGTCCTTCACGGCGGCCCGCACCCCGGACGCTCGCGAGAGGTCGTGAAGCTCGAAGTCCACCCCCAGCTCCCGCAGGCGCACCTCGGTCTGGGGGTCGAGGTCGACCACCTTCACGGAGAAGTCGGGCTCTTCGGAGAGATCCCGTACGATGGCGCCGCCGACGCGGCCGGCTCCCAGGACGACGATGTTCATGCGGTCGGTAGGCTGGAGTGCGTTCAGTCCAGTGTCGGGGGCGCCCACCCGGTGAGGCTCTCGACCACCTCACCGTACCGTCGCACGTACTCCTGCGAGGTGAACGACTCGACCGCACGCTTGCGCGCGGCCACGCCCATGCGGGCCCGAAGCTCCTCGTCCGACATGAAGCGGCGAAGCTCGGCCTCGAGGGCGTCGACGTCGGCCGGCTCGAAGAGCAGTCCGTCGACACCGTGGTCGATGTAGTAGGGAATTCCCCCGACCCGGCTTCCGAGGCGGGGCCGACCCAGAAGCGCCGCCTCCAGGAGGACCCGTCCCATGCCCTCGGAACGAGAAGGAAGGATGAGGCCCTCGGAAGCTTCGATCAACCGGGCGAGCTCTTCGGGGGTCTGCGGCGGCACGAACTCCACGCCGTCGGTAGGCAGCTCCTTCTCGCGCGCGGGCTCTTCGATTCCCCATCCGACGAGGTTGAGACTCCACTCGGGAAAGTCGCCGCGGGTGCGCGCCCAGGCCTGCAGCAGAATGTCGAGCCCCTTCCGCATGAAGGGATGGCCCGCGAAGACGATCCGCTTCTCGGGGGCGAGGCCGCGCGGCTGGAAGGTGTCGGCGTCGATCAGGTCGAAGAACCAGGTGCGCGGCTTGTCGAGCACCGCCTCGTCGAAGCCCTTCAGCTGCTCGGGGTAGAGCACCTTCACGAAGTCGGCGTGCTTCAGCACCTTCGAACCGAAGCGCAGCATCGACCGCTTCCGCTCGGCTCGGGCCTCGGGGTCGGGCATGTCGATCAGGTTGTCGTCGTCGCCGTAGACCCCGTTCACCTCGCAGATGAAGGTGGCGCCGGTCAGCCGCTTCGCGAGGGCCCCGATCATGCCGCTCTGGAAGGGATCGTAGGCGATGACCACGAGTTTGCGGCCCTTGATCCAGCGGGCCTTCATGGCGCGCCCGAGGATCCAGGCGATGTACCCTGCACGCCCCACGGGGCCGCCCTTCGGCCACTTGAACCGCCGCACGTCGAACCCGGCGGCGCTGAAGAAGCCCTTCTCCACGCCGTAGGTGCAGATCTCTCCCTCGAAGTGGGCTCCGAAGGTGCGCGAGAAGAAGCTGAGCGTCTTCTCGAGGTCCCAGACGGGGCCGTTGCGGACGATGAGAAGGTAGGGGGTGCTCGAAGAAGCCATGTCGGTCAGGCGTCGAGGGGAGCCGGGGCGGAGGCGGTGGTGCGATCCCGCACCCGTCCGCCGGAGAGGGTCCAGACGTCGTCGGCCATGTCGCGAATGGCCGACTGATGCGAGATGGCGAGGATGGTGAGTTCGCCGTGCAGGCCGGCGAGGGCGTCGCAGACCTCCTTCTCGGCCGCGCCGTCGAGCGCCGTGGTGGGCTCGTCGAGGATCAGCAGCCGCGGTTCACCCACCAGTGCCCGCGCGATCGCGAGCCGCTGACGCTGACCGCCCGAGAGGTTCTGCCCGCCCTCTCCGATGCGGGTGTCGACGCCCTTCGGCAGCGCGCTCACGAACTCCCAGGCGTTTGCGGCCCTGAGCGCCTTCTCGACGTCCTCGTCCGAGGCATCGGAGCGGCCCAGCGTGACGTTGGAGCGCACCGTGTCGCTGAACAGCATGGGCTCCTGGGGCACGTAGCCCACCTGATCGCGCCAGCTCTTCAGATCGATCCGCGCCATGTCGACGCCGTCGATGCGCAGGTGCCCCTCGGTGGGCCGCATCAGCCCGCTGACGAGATCCGTCAGCGTCGTCTTTCCGGAGCCCGACGGGCCGACGATGGTGACGAACCGGCCGGCGGGGATGTCGCCGCTCACGCCCTTGAGCACCGGCCCCTCCCCGTAGTCGTACCAGACGTCGTCGAACGCGATGCTCTGCCCGAGCGGCGGCGCCCGCAGTTCCCCGCTCGCGGTGTGGTGCTCGTCGGCCGCCTCGGCGGCATCGATGTGCTCCATGAGCGACTGGAACGCCGTCTCCCCCACCCGCACCGTCGTCCACCGGCCCTGAATGTTGGTGAGCGTCTGTACGGTGCGGTAGAAGAGCAGTGCGAGCACCATCAGGTCGGTAGCCTGGGCCGCGTCGAAGCGGAGCACCAGCCAGAGGCCGAAGGCCATCGCCCCGAGCAGGATCGGCTCCTGCGCCTTGTAGATCAGTTCCTGCAGAGCGATCTGGGCGCGTTGCGCGCGGAAGAAGCGGTTGGTGCCCTCCTCGAGACGCGGCAGCAGATAGTGCTCGCGGTGCATCGCCTTGAGGGGCTTCAGGCTCGGCAGCGCGTCGGTGAGGCTCGCGAGAATGTCGCGGAGGGTGTGGGTCTGGGTCTGACCGGCGCGGCGCGCGCGATCCACCACACCCCGGAACATGAAGAGGATTCCCGCCCCCACCACCACGGAGGCGGTGGCCGTCTGCCAGGAGATCAGGAAGGCGACGGTCACGAAGACGGCCACCTGAATCAACTCGGCGAGCACCTGACACGCCTCGCGGTAGGCCTGGGCGGTGATGCTCGTCTCGCCCGACACCGCGTTGCCGATGAACCCGGACGGGTACTGCAGCGTGTGCTGCCAGCGGGCGGCGACGACGGCGCGCAGGAGTCGGAGGCGGAGGTCGCGGCTCACGCCGGCCACGACGGTGCCCACCTGAAACATCGCCCCGTAGGCCACCAGCGCCTTCACGACGAACACCCCGGTGAGCGCCACCAGCACGACCTCGAGGGTGAAGGGCAGGCCGAACCACCCGAAGACGTCGCTCACGGTGGCCGCCAGCCCGTCCGAGGGCTGGGTGTCGGGGCGAACCATGATCTCGAGCAGCGGCACGATGGCCGCCACGCCGAATCCCTCGAGAATGCCCGCGATCGCCAGCAGGACCACCATCGAGGCGGTCCGGAGCGGACGCGCCGAGGCCATGTACCGAAGAAGTGACTGTTTCTCGTCCACTGTGGTGGCGTTCCTTGATCGGTCTGGCCTCGGGATCGCGCTGCGACCGGGGCATGGGGGGGACGGCCCGCCGAGGCGTGGGTCCCACGCTGCAACAAGGGGGAGGGCCGCGCAACAGATCCCTGCTCCGCAGCGCCTCGGGCGCCCCCTCGGTTCAAGCGCGGGAAGGGTCGGCCGATGCTCCACGGCGGAGTATCGACGGGCCTTGCGTGGATTCGAGCCCTCGGTCAACGTTCCGGCCCGGACGCCCCCGGGTCGGATCCAACCTCGCTCTCGAGCCCCCGTTCAAGGTTCATGGAACGACTCCCCCCCACCGTTCTCGTCGTCGTCGGCACGCGCCCCGAGGCCATCAAGATGGCCCCCGTCTACGAGGCGCTTCGCGCGCGCTCCGAGGTGGACGTTCAGCTCGTGCTCACCGGCCAGCACACGGACCTGGTGGATCAGGTGATGGAGCGCTTCGGTCTGCGCGCCGACCACGACCTCGAGCTGATGCGTCCCGGCCAGACCCTCTACGACGTGGCGCACGGCTGCCTCGACGGGCTCCGCGAGGTGTTTCAGCAGACGAAGCCCGGCGCCGTGCTCGTGCAGGGCGATACGGCCACCGTCGCCTTCGCGGCGCTGACCGGGTTTTTCGAGAAGGTGCTCGTGGGGCATGTCGAGGCGGGACTCCGGAGCGGCGACAAGTGGGCGCCCTGGCCGGAGGAGATCTTCCGCAGGCTCACCGACGTGCTGACCGACTGGTACTTCGCGCCGACCGTGCGGTCGGCCGAGCATCTCCTGAAGGAGAACGTGCCCGCGCACCAGGTGTTCGTGACCGGCAACCCGGTCGTGGATGCCCTGACGTCGCTCGACGAGAACCGCCCCGTGGGAGACACCACCCTCGATGCCGCGCTGCGGCGCCGGCGCGCGGGCGAGGGAGAACTCGCCCTCGTGACCCTGCATCGGCGCGAGTCGTTCGGCCAGCCGATCCTCGACGCGCTGGGCGGCATTCTCGATCTGGTGGAGGCCGAGCCCGACCTGCACGTGGTGTACCCGGTGCACCCCAACCCGAATGTTCGCGGGCCCGCGCACGAGGTGCTCGGCGGGCACCCGCGGATCGACCTGCTCGACCCGGTCGACTACTTCGATCTGATGGCCGTGGTCCGCTGGGCCGACCTCGTGCTCACCGACTCGGGCGGCATTCAGGAGGAGGCCCCCTCGTTCGGTACCCCGGTCCTGGTGCTCCGCGAGGTGACCGAGCGCCCCGAGGGGATCGAGGCCGGAGCCGCCGAACTGGTGGGCACCGACCGGGCGCGAATTCTCACCCGGGGTCGCGAACTGCTCGCGGAGGCCCGGGCCGGCTCCGCCGAGCGGACCGCACTGAACCCCTACGGCGACGGCCTCGCCGGAGAGCGAATCGCCGACATCGTGGTGAATGCGCTGACCGATACCCCGCGCATCACCACCGACTGGCAGCCCGCGCGCGCCGACTCGTGAGAATTCTCAAGATCTGGGACGCCGACTATCCGTGGGACGTCCGCGTCGAGAAGGTGATGCGGTCGCTCGGAGAGGCCGGCCACGAGGTGCATCTCGTGGCCCGCAACAACAAGCACAGCCCGATCGAGGAAACCTTGCCCGAAGGGCGGGTGCACCGCCTCCGCCCCTGGGGATTCCTGCCGCAGAAGGTGGACGGGTTGGCCCAGTTCCCCGCCTTCGTGAACCCGCGATGGTACGCGCGCATGATGGAGGTGGGCCGGAAGATCGACGCCGAGGTGGTGTTCGTGCGCGATCTGCCGCTCGCCCCCACCGCCCTCGCGGCGGCGCGCCGTCTCGGAGTCCCCGTGGTGCTCGACATGGCCGAGAACTACCCCGCCATGATTCGCGACATCTGGCTCGGGGGACGCCAGGGCCCGCTGGACTTCCTCGTTCGCAACCCGAAGCTCGTGTCGATGGTCGAGAAGCGTACGCTGCCGGCCATGGACCACGTGATCGTGGTCGTGGAGGAATCGGGCGCGCGCATCGAGAAGCTCGGCGTGTCTCCCGACCGCATCACCGTGGTGTCGAACACCCCGCTCGAGTCTCGCATTCCCGAGCACCCGGTCGATGTCGAACACTCCACCGACACCCTCCGGATGGTGTATCTGGGGCTCCTCGAGAAGCCCCGTGGCATCGAGACGGTGCTCGACGGCGTGGCCCTGCTTCGGGACCGCGGCGTGAAGGTGTTCGTCGACATCATCGGGGGCGGCATGGACGAGAAGCTCTTCCACGAGACGGCGGAGCGGAACGCACTCGGCCCCGACATCGTGCACTTTCACGGCATGCTGCCCTACGACGACGCGCTGGCGATCTTCCACCGCACGGATGTGGGGCTCGTGCCCCACTTCGCCGTGGAGAGCTGCAGCACCACGATCCCGAACAAGCTGTTCGACTACATGTCGTACGGCCTGCCGGTGATCACGACCGACATGCCGCCGGCCGAGCGCATCGTCAACGACATCGGCTCGGGGGCGGTCTTCCGCAGTGAAGACCCCGTCGATTTCGCGCGGGCAGTGGAGAGCCTCGTGGACGACGAGCACCGGCGCCGTTGCGGGCGGGCCGGACGCGAAGCCATCGTGGAGCGGTACAACTGGACTCAGGACGCCGCCCGTCTGGTCGATGCTCTCGAGAGCACCGTCGCACGGGCCGGTCGAGCCGGGGCGACGACCTCTTCGTAGCCCGCTCTCCAGCCCCGCGTCGCGCATGTCCGTACTCCCCCTGGTTCCCGTCCTCCTCTGCGGCGGCAGCGGAACCCGGCTCTGGCCCGCCTCCCGGGCGGGATTCCCCAAGCAGTTCGTGCCGCTCGCGGGCGGGCGCTCGCTGCTCCAGCACACCCTGACGCGTCTCGAGGGGCTCGACACCGCCGGGTGGGTGGCCGTCACCAACGAGCGGCATCGCTTTCTGGTGGAGCGGCAGGCCGGCGAAGTGGGCATCGATCGGCTGCGCGTGCTGCTCGAGCCGATGGGCCGCAATACCGCACCGGCGATCGCAGCGGCCGCCCTCGATGTCACCCGCGACGGGGGCGACGCCCTCCTGCTGGTGCTTCCCGCCGATCACGTGGTCGCCCGCCCCGAGGCCTTCCGAGAGGCGGTGGAGCGCGGGCGCGGGGCGGCCGAGGCCGGCACGCTGGTCACCTTCGGCGTGGTGCCCGCGCGGCCGGAAACGGGGTACGGCTACATCCGGACCGGCGATGCGCTGGCCGAGCACACGGGGGTGCGGCGCATCGCCGAGTTCGTGGAGAAGCCCGATGCCGACACCGCCGCCCGGTACGTCGAGTCGGGCGACTTTCTGTGGAACGCGGGCATCTTCCTCTTCCGCGCCTCGCGCCTGATCGAGGAACTCGAGACCCATCGGCCCGAGATGGCGACCCGGCTCCGGCGCGCCTGGCAGGCCGGCACCCCGGTCGCCGCCTCCGATGCGTTGCGGCTCGACGAAGAGGCGTTCGGAGCGATCGCCGGGGAGTCGATCGACTACGCGGTGATGGAAGAGACCGACCGCGGGGCGGTCGTACCCCTCGATGCCGGGTGGGACGATGCCGGTTCCTGGGATGCGCTGCTCCGGCTCCAGGAGGGCGACGGCCACGGCAACGTGGTCGAGGGCGACGTGGCCCTCGAAGACGTCTCGAACAGCTACGTGCGCTCCTCCGGGAGGCTCGTCACCTGCGTGGGCGTGGACGACCTCGTCGTGGTCGAGACCCCCGACGCGGTGCTGGTGAGCGGCCGCGACCGCTCCGGGTCGCTCAAGAGGGTGGTGGATCGACTCCGTGCCGACGAGCGTCCGGAGACCGACCTCCACACCACGGTGCACCGGCCCTGGGGGCGCTACACGGTGCTCGACCTCGATCCGGCCTTCCAGGTGAAGCGCATCGCGGTGGAGCCGGGCGGATGCCTGTCGCTGCAGTATCACCACCACCGCGCCGAGCAGTGGGTCGTGGTGCGCGGCACGGCCACCGTCACCCGCGACGACGAGGTGCTCACGGTACAGCCGGGGGAATCGGTGGCGATCCCCCTCGGGGCCGTCCACCGTCTCGAGAACCGGGGCACCGGCCTCCTCGAGATCATCGAGGTACAGACCGGCACCTACTTCGGCGAAGACGACATCGTGCGCCTCGACGACCGCTACGGCCGCAGCGAGACGGGCGCGGAGGGCTGACCCCGGCAACGGGCCGGGGCTACCGCGCCCGCCAGGCCGCGATCACGCGAGCGGCCGCCTCCTCCACCGTGGTGCGATCGGTGTCGATCACGAGCGCCGGATCCGCCGGACGCTCGTAGGGAGCGTCCATGCCGGTGAGACCGGTCAGACTGCCCTGGGCGAAGGCGGCGTAGAGACCCTTCGGGTCACGCTCGATCAGCACCGTCTCCGGGGCGGTGATCTCGATCTCCACGAACCGTTCCGCCCCCACCCGATCCCGCACCCGATCGCGATCCACCGCGTAGGGTGAAACGAAGGCCGCGATCACCACGCGCCCGTTGTCGGCGAAGAGGCGGGCCACCTCGCCCACGCGGCGGATGTTCTCGCGGCGGTCCCCGGGCGAGAAGCCGAGATCGCCACAGAGTCCGTGTCGCACCGCGTCGCCGTCGAGCAGCATGGTGTCGACGCCCTCGTCGAAGAGGGCCCGCTCCACCGCGCGCGCCACCGTCGACTTGCCGGCGCCCGGTCGCCCCGTGAACCAGATCACCGCAGAGCCGTGCCCGCTGCGCGCCTCCCGCTCGGCTCGGGTCACCCCCTCGTCGGGCATGGTCACATTCGGCGATACGGGGGTGTCGGCTTCGAGTCGCGTCTCTCCGCCGCGGATCATGCCGGCGGCCACGGTCGCGTTCGTGTGCGGGTCGATGAGAATGAAGGAGCCCGTCTCGATGTTCACCCGGTAGGAGTCGAAGAAGATGGGCCGGGTGGCGTCGAGCACCACGCGCCCGATCTCGTTCAGTTCGAGGGTGTCGGCCGGCTCGCGATGCAGGGTGTCGACGTCGAAGCGGTACTCCAGGTCGCGCACGAACACCGGGGTGCGCACGGTCGTGTGCTGGAGCAGGTAGCGGTGGTGCAGCTGCAGCGGCTCCGCGTGCATCCAGCACAGATTCGCCTCGAGCGTGTTCGACACCTCGGGCAGGTTGCGCGGGCGCGCGAGCATGTCGCCCCGCGCGATGTCGAGGTCGTCGGCCACCGTCACCACCACGGCGTCGCCCGCTCCGGCGCGTTCGAGAGGCCCGTCGGCGGTGCGCACCTCGGTCACGGTCGTGCGCTGGCCGCCCGGCAGCACCACCACCGCGTCGCCCGCCGCCACCCCGCCCGAGGCCACCGTGCCCGCCAGGCCGCGAAAGTCCTGGTGGGGCCGGATCACCGTCTGCACCGGGAACCGGAAGTCGATCGTGTTGTGCCGCGTACCCGCGGCCACCGTCTCCATGCGGTGGAGCAGCGAGCCGCCCTCGTACCAGGGCATGCGCTCGGAGCGGTGCACCACGTTGTCGCCGCGCAGCGCCGACATCGGCACGAACGTCACGTCGGGCACCGTCAGCCGCGCCGCGAAATCGGTGAAGTCGTCCCGGATCCGTTCGAACACCTCCGCCGACCAGTCCACCAGGTCCATCTTGTTCACCGCCACCACCATGTGGGGAATGCCCAGCAGCGAGGCGATGAAGGCGTGCCGCCGCGACTGGGTGAGCACCCCTTTCGTGGCGTCGATCAGCACGATGGCCAGGTCGGCGGTGGAGGCGCCCGTCACCATGTTGCGGGTGTACTGCTCGTGCCCCGGGGTGTCGGCGAGGATGAAGGTGCGGCGGGGGGTGGCGAAGTACCGGTAGGCCACGTCGATGGTGATCTTCTGCTCCCGCTCGGCCCGCAGCCCGTCGGTGAGCAGGGCGAGGTTCACCTCCTCCTCGCCGAGGCGCCGACTGGCCCCCTCGATCTGCTCGAGCTGGTCCTGGAAGATCGAGCGGGTGTCGTAGAGCAGGCGCCCGATGAGGGTGCTCTTGCCGTCGTCCACGCTCCCGGCGGTGGAGACCCTCAGCAGGTCGCTCATCAGAAGTACCCCTGCCGCTTGCGGTCTTCCATGGCCGAATCCGACCGGCGGTCGTCGCTGCGTCCGCCGCGTTCGGTGGTGCGGGTGGTGCCCACCTCGTCGATCACGGCGCGCAGGTCGCTGGCGTCGGAGAGGGTGGCACCCGTGCAGGTGGCGTCGCCGATCGTGCGGAAGCGCACGCGGCGTGTGCTCGGTACCTCGTCGGCGTCGAGGGTGACGAAATCGGTCACCGCCAGCAGCACCCCGTCGCGTTCGAACACCTCGCGGTCGTGCGCGAGGTACAGCTCGGGGAAGGGAATGTCGCAGGCCTCGATGTAGTGCCAGATGTCGAGTTCGGTCCAGTTCGAGATGGGAAACACGCGAAAGTGCTCGCCCGGGTTCATGCGCCCGTTGTAGAGGCTCCACACCTCGGGGCGCTGATTGCGCGGGTCCCACTGACCGTGCGCGTCGCGGTGCGAGAAGAAGCGCTCCTTCGAGCGGGCCTTCTCCTCGTCGCGGCGCGCGCCGCCCATGGCCGCGTCCACCCGGAGCTCACGAAGGGCGTCGAGCAGGGTGACGGTCTGGAGGGCGTTGCGGCTGGCCCGCGGACCCGTCTCTTCCTGCACGCGGCCCCGATCGATCGAGTCCTGCACCGTGCGCACCTCGA contains the following coding sequences:
- the cysD gene encoding sulfate adenylyltransferase subunit CysD, which gives rise to MTGPTRLPAHLRRLENEAIHVLREVAAQFDRPHMLFSGGKDSIVMSWLAWRAFQPGPIPFPLLHIDTGHNFPETIAFRDAWVDRIGAQLEVRTVQDSIDRGRVQEETGPRASRNALQTVTLLDALRELRVDAAMGGARRDEEKARSKERFFSHRDAHGQWDPRNQRPEVWSLYNGRMNPGEHFRVFPISNWTELDIWHYIEACDIPFPELYLAHDREVFERDGVLLAVTDFVTLDADEVPSTRRVRFRTIGDATCTGATLSDASDLRAVIDEVGTTRTTERGGRSDDRRSDSAMEDRKRQGYF
- a CDS encoding glycosyltransferase family 4 protein — its product is MRILKIWDADYPWDVRVEKVMRSLGEAGHEVHLVARNNKHSPIEETLPEGRVHRLRPWGFLPQKVDGLAQFPAFVNPRWYARMMEVGRKIDAEVVFVRDLPLAPTALAAARRLGVPVVLDMAENYPAMIRDIWLGGRQGPLDFLVRNPKLVSMVEKRTLPAMDHVIVVVEESGARIEKLGVSPDRITVVSNTPLESRIPEHPVDVEHSTDTLRMVYLGLLEKPRGIETVLDGVALLRDRGVKVFVDIIGGGMDEKLFHETAERNALGPDIVHFHGMLPYDDALAIFHRTDVGLVPHFAVESCSTTIPNKLFDYMSYGLPVITTDMPPAERIVNDIGSGAVFRSEDPVDFARAVESLVDDEHRRRCGRAGREAIVERYNWTQDAARLVDALESTVARAGRAGATTSS
- the cysC gene encoding adenylyl-sulfate kinase; amino-acid sequence: MSDLLRVSTAGSVDDGKSTLIGRLLYDTRSIFQDQLEQIEGASRRLGEEEVNLALLTDGLRAEREQKITIDVAYRYFATPRRTFILADTPGHEQYTRNMVTGASTADLAIVLIDATKGVLTQSRRHAFIASLLGIPHMVVAVNKMDLVDWSAEVFERIRDDFTDFAARLTVPDVTFVPMSALRGDNVVHRSERMPWYEGGSLLHRMETVAAGTRHNTIDFRFPVQTVIRPHQDFRGLAGTVASGGVAAGDAVVVLPGGQRTTVTEVRTADGPLERAGAGDAVVVTVADDLDIARGDMLARPRNLPEVSNTLEANLCWMHAEPLQLHHRYLLQHTTVRTPVFVRDLEYRFDVDTLHREPADTLELNEIGRVVLDATRPIFFDSYRVNIETGSFILIDPHTNATVAAGMIRGGETRLEADTPVSPNVTMPDEGVTRAEREARSGHGSAVIWFTGRPGAGKSTVARAVERALFDEGVDTMLLDGDAVRHGLCGDLGFSPGDRRENIRRVGEVARLFADNGRVVIAAFVSPYAVDRDRVRDRVGAERFVEIEITAPETVLIERDPKGLYAAFAQGSLTGLTGMDAPYERPADPALVIDTDRTTVEEAAARVIAAWRAR
- a CDS encoding saccharopine dehydrogenase C-terminal domain-containing protein; protein product: MNIVVLGAGRVGGAIVRDLSEEPDFSVKVVDLDPQTEVRLRELGVDFELHDLSRASGVRAAVKDADLVVGCVPGFMGYSTVEAALGAGKPVVDISFFEEDAFGLDELAREQGVPCLVDCGVAPGLSNLILGHMEATLDETHAFRALIGGLPVERDWPWEYKAPFSPRDVIQEYVRPARMRRNGEDVTLPALSEVELVHFPGLGTLEAFNTDGLRTLLETSSTPELIEKTMRYPGHADRMRVLREAGFFSDDSILVASGTVRPRDVTESLLFDAWQFAEGEPDLTVGRFTIEGIENGAKVLHTYDLLDYYNPDTETSSMARTTGYTCAAMARLVATGRWTEPGVAPAETVGRQQDCFDFVLEHLAERGVHLFHRVESAD
- a CDS encoding glycosyltransferase family 4 protein; protein product: MASSSTPYLLIVRNGPVWDLEKTLSFFSRTFGAHFEGEICTYGVEKGFFSAAGFDVRRFKWPKGGPVGRAGYIAWILGRAMKARWIKGRKLVVIAYDPFQSGMIGALAKRLTGATFICEVNGVYGDDDNLIDMPDPEARAERKRSMLRFGSKVLKHADFVKVLYPEQLKGFDEAVLDKPRTWFFDLIDADTFQPRGLAPEKRIVFAGHPFMRKGLDILLQAWARTRGDFPEWSLNLVGWGIEEPAREKELPTDGVEFVPPQTPEELARLIEASEGLILPSRSEGMGRVLLEAALLGRPRLGSRVGGIPYYIDHGVDGLLFEPADVDALEAELRRFMSDEELRARMGVAARKRAVESFTSQEYVRRYGEVVESLTGWAPPTLD
- a CDS encoding mannose-1-phosphate guanylyltransferase/mannose-6-phosphate isomerase, whose protein sequence is MSVLPLVPVLLCGGSGTRLWPASRAGFPKQFVPLAGGRSLLQHTLTRLEGLDTAGWVAVTNERHRFLVERQAGEVGIDRLRVLLEPMGRNTAPAIAAAALDVTRDGGDALLLVLPADHVVARPEAFREAVERGRGAAEAGTLVTFGVVPARPETGYGYIRTGDALAEHTGVRRIAEFVEKPDADTAARYVESGDFLWNAGIFLFRASRLIEELETHRPEMATRLRRAWQAGTPVAASDALRLDEEAFGAIAGESIDYAVMEETDRGAVVPLDAGWDDAGSWDALLRLQEGDGHGNVVEGDVALEDVSNSYVRSSGRLVTCVGVDDLVVVETPDAVLVSGRDRSGSLKRVVDRLRADERPETDLHTTVHRPWGRYTVLDLDPAFQVKRIAVEPGGCLSLQYHHHRAEQWVVVRGTATVTRDDEVLTVQPGESVAIPLGAVHRLENRGTGLLEIIEVQTGTYFGEDDIVRLDDRYGRSETGAEG
- a CDS encoding ABC transporter ATP-binding protein, which codes for MASARPLRTASMVVLLAIAGILEGFGVAAIVPLLEIMVRPDTQPSDGLAATVSDVFGWFGLPFTLEVVLVALTGVFVVKALVAYGAMFQVGTVVAGVSRDLRLRLLRAVVAARWQHTLQYPSGFIGNAVSGETSITAQAYREACQVLAELIQVAVFVTVAFLISWQTATASVVVGAGILFMFRGVVDRARRAGQTQTHTLRDILASLTDALPSLKPLKAMHREHYLLPRLEEGTNRFFRAQRAQIALQELIYKAQEPILLGAMAFGLWLVLRFDAAQATDLMVLALLFYRTVQTLTNIQGRWTTVRVGETAFQSLMEHIDAAEAADEHHTASGELRAPPLGQSIAFDDVWYDYGEGPVLKGVSGDIPAGRFVTIVGPSGSGKTTLTDLVSGLMRPTEGHLRIDGVDMARIDLKSWRDQVGYVPQEPMLFSDTVRSNVTLGRSDASDEDVEKALRAANAWEFVSALPKGVDTRIGEGGQNLSGGQRQRLAIARALVGEPRLLILDEPTTALDGAAEKEVCDALAGLHGELTILAISHQSAIRDMADDVWTLSGGRVRDRTTASAPAPLDA
- the wecB gene encoding UDP-N-acetylglucosamine 2-epimerase (non-hydrolyzing) yields the protein MERLPPTVLVVVGTRPEAIKMAPVYEALRARSEVDVQLVLTGQHTDLVDQVMERFGLRADHDLELMRPGQTLYDVAHGCLDGLREVFQQTKPGAVLVQGDTATVAFAALTGFFEKVLVGHVEAGLRSGDKWAPWPEEIFRRLTDVLTDWYFAPTVRSAEHLLKENVPAHQVFVTGNPVVDALTSLDENRPVGDTTLDAALRRRRAGEGELALVTLHRRESFGQPILDALGGILDLVEAEPDLHVVYPVHPNPNVRGPAHEVLGGHPRIDLLDPVDYFDLMAVVRWADLVLTDSGGIQEEAPSFGTPVLVLREVTERPEGIEAGAAELVGTDRARILTRGRELLAEARAGSAERTALNPYGDGLAGERIADIVVNALTDTPRITTDWQPARADS